TGGAAGATGCTGGTTACGTTGCTATCAAGAAGGAATTTAAAGGTAAAAAACCACATACCATGATACGCCTTACTGGTGAAGGGAGAGATGCTTTCCGGAAGTACAAGCAAAGTATGCAGCAAGTTTTAGATGACCTGCCTGACTGAGAGACAGACCAGCTGAACCTCTTCTTCTGTTATTGCGGAAGTTTATCTCTTGAAAGAGGAAGGCTTTATAGGTTTTTCAGGCTTTCCAGATCGTGTGGACTCTGTATTTCCTGCTGATCTTTGTCGTCATATCATTCTCATCCATATTGATTGTCGCGATACCGACAATAATTCCGCCTTGTGCCTCAATCAGTTTTGCAGCAGCTTCAATCTGTGATCCCGTTTCAATCCACTCATCAACCAGGAGTACTCGAGCTTCTGTTGGTAATACATCTCTTCGAATCTCGAGTCGTTTGAGTTTACCAGAGTAGTCCCGGAAATTCTCGCCGTCGGTCTCGACCGGGAGCTTACCTCCCTTACGAATAGTGATAACTCCGATCTCCAGATAACGTGCGATGGCAGTACCAAGGATGAAGCCAAGTGCATCAACACAGGCTACGAAATCAATTTGAGTGTTCTGGAATGGCTTAGCAAGGTCTACAACGAGTTGTGCAAAGCCTTCTGCGTCTGCGAACAAAGGCGTAACATCATACCGGTTGCCTGGTGTCTCCGTGTCAATCTTGTGCAGATATGTCTTCATTTCTCTTTCAATCCTGAACACCTTGATCACTCGATTCATAAACACAGCAAGAATATTCGGGTGAGTTCTGTTACGTGTATTACTTTTTTCTTCTAAAAATTC
The DNA window shown above is from Candidatus Aegiribacteria sp. and carries:
- a CDS encoding adenine phosphoribosyltransferase, translating into MKTYLHKIDTETPGNRYDVTPLFADAEGFAQLVVDLAKPFQNTQIDFVACVDALGFILGTAIARYLEIGVITIRKGGKLPVETDGENFRDYSGKLKRLEIRRDVLPTEARVLLVDEWIETGSQIEAAAKLIEAQGGIIVGIATINMDENDMTTKISRKYRVHTIWKA